The sequence AATGCTGGTGCACGCGATAACGATGCTCCAGGACAAGATAATGAAGGAGCGTTCCAAGGATCGCCGCGATACGTTCGAAGCAGAATCGCGCGAATCCATCGTTCCCGGAACGCTTCCGGTCACCGAGGGAACGGCGCTGGAAAGAGAGATGGAAGTCGAGGTCGCCTCGGGCGAGACATCACGGCCGTATTCAGTGCCGTCGAAGCACGAGCGACGACGAAGTTCGTAGAGGATCTGGAACCACAGATGAACGCAGATGCACACAGATAATTACAAGACCATTTCTTGATCTGTGTCTATCCGTGTTCATCTGTGGTTAAAGTTTGTCTTATGACCGAGAAGCTCCACACCTTTGTGGACAAGTTAAAGGCCGAGAACGGCTCATGGGTCGTCGATGTCACCGATGCTCACGGCGAGGTGACGGTGACCGTGCCACGCGAGGCGATCGTTGATGTCTGCCGGTTTCTGAGGGACGAACACGGATTCGACCTGCTCGCCGACCTCTGCGGAGCAGATCGCGGGCCTGAGGAGGATCCGCGGTTCGAGGTGAATTATCACCTCTTCTCGACGACGCACCACAACCGGCTGCGATTAAAAGTTGTGTTGAGCGAGGACGACGCACACGTCGCGACCGTTACGCAGATATGGCGGACGGCCGATTGGCACGAGCGCGAGACGTACGATCTGGTCGGAGTTAGATTCGACGGTCATCCTGATCTGCGGCGCATACTGCTGCCTTCTGATTTTGATGGGCACGCGTTGAGAAAGGATTATCCGCTGCGGGGCTATGAGCCCTACAGCCTGAATTGAAAT is a genomic window of Chloracidobacterium sp. containing:
- a CDS encoding NADH-quinone oxidoreductase subunit C, coding for MTEKLHTFVDKLKAENGSWVVDVTDAHGEVTVTVPREAIVDVCRFLRDEHGFDLLADLCGADRGPEEDPRFEVNYHLFSTTHHNRLRLKVVLSEDDAHVATVTQIWRTADWHERETYDLVGVRFDGHPDLRRILLPSDFDGHALRKDYPLRGYEPYSLN